A region from the Streptomyces tsukubensis genome encodes:
- a CDS encoding CpaF family protein has protein sequence MSLRARISSPEPADGRSEVNRLVAVYRAKLLEEIDLAEMSALAAVDRRNRLERVLGHIISREGPVLSTAERTQLIRRVVDEALGLGILEPLLEDVSVSEIMVNGPEQVYVERAGRLELLPMRFSSTEQLMQTIERIVSTVNRRVDEANPMVDARLPSGERVNVIIPPLSLSGPILTIRRFPRAFTLAELIGAGSLDEQMTLLLAGFVRAKFNVIVSGATGTGKTTLLNTLSGLIPEGERIVTIEDSAELQLQQSHVITLESRPPNVEGKGRITIRDLVRNSLRMRPDRIIVGEVRGGETLDMLQAMSTGHDGSLATVHANSAEDALMRLQTLASMSEVEIPFLAIKDQINSAVDVIVQLTRHADGSRRVTEIAVVDSFGREEYRIVSVCRFEALPMSADGRVHGRFVYHPVPRRVAERLHLRNEVLPLVFGVADSVAQLAVRETRTL, from the coding sequence ATGAGCCTGCGGGCGCGCATCAGCAGCCCCGAACCGGCCGACGGCCGCAGTGAGGTCAACCGGCTCGTCGCCGTCTACCGCGCCAAACTGCTGGAAGAGATCGACCTAGCCGAGATGTCCGCCCTCGCCGCCGTCGACCGCCGGAACCGGCTGGAGCGGGTCCTCGGGCACATCATCAGTCGCGAGGGCCCGGTGCTCTCCACCGCCGAACGCACCCAGCTGATCCGGCGCGTCGTGGACGAGGCCCTCGGCCTCGGCATCCTCGAACCGCTGCTGGAGGACGTTTCGGTCAGCGAAATCATGGTCAACGGCCCGGAACAGGTCTACGTCGAGCGCGCGGGCCGGCTGGAACTGCTGCCGATGCGGTTCTCCTCCACCGAGCAGCTGATGCAGACCATCGAACGCATTGTCTCCACCGTCAACCGTCGGGTGGACGAGGCCAACCCCATGGTGGACGCCCGCCTCCCGTCCGGCGAGCGCGTCAATGTCATCATCCCCCCGCTCTCCCTCAGCGGCCCCATCCTCACCATCCGCCGCTTCCCGCGCGCCTTCACCCTGGCCGAGCTGATCGGCGCCGGATCGCTGGACGAGCAGATGACCCTGCTGCTCGCCGGATTCGTCCGGGCCAAGTTCAACGTGATCGTCTCCGGCGCCACCGGCACCGGCAAGACCACTCTCCTCAACACCCTCTCCGGACTGATCCCGGAGGGCGAACGCATCGTCACGATCGAGGACTCGGCCGAACTCCAGTTGCAGCAGAGTCATGTGATCACCCTGGAGAGCCGCCCGCCGAATGTGGAGGGCAAGGGCCGGATCACCATCCGCGACCTCGTCCGCAACTCGCTGCGCATGCGCCCCGACCGCATCATCGTGGGAGAGGTCCGCGGCGGCGAGACCCTCGACATGCTCCAGGCGATGTCCACCGGCCACGACGGCTCCCTCGCCACCGTCCACGCCAACAGCGCCGAGGACGCGCTGATGCGGCTCCAGACCCTGGCCTCGATGTCCGAGGTCGAGATCCCGTTCCTGGCCATCAAGGACCAGATCAACAGCGCGGTGGATGTGATCGTCCAGCTCACCCGGCACGCCGACGGCTCCCGCCGGGTCACCGAGATCGCCGTGGTCGACTCCTTCGGCCGGGAGGAGTACCGGATCGTCTCGGTCTGCCGCTTCGAGGCCCTGCCCATGTCGGCCGACGGCCGGGTGCACGGCCGGTTCGTCTACCACCCGGTGCCGCGCCGGGTCGCCGAGCGGCTCCATCTGCGGAACGAGGTGCTCCCGCTGGTGTTCGGCGTGGCGGACAGCGTGGCGCAGCTCGCCGTACGGGAGACGAGGACCCTGTGA
- a CDS encoding TadE family protein, with product MPSGHRPAARDRGQAAVEYAGVLSLLVFVALAAIQIGLVAYTAQQAGTAARAAARTEATLDGTGRGPAAGRAAISGWLADGARFDPGTCSGEDDEVSVTVVVEVPSLLPVFDFDPAVRTVTMPCD from the coding sequence CTGCCCTCCGGTCATCGCCCGGCCGCGCGGGATCGCGGACAGGCCGCCGTCGAGTACGCCGGGGTGCTCTCCCTCCTCGTCTTCGTCGCGCTCGCCGCCATCCAGATCGGCCTCGTCGCCTACACCGCCCAGCAGGCCGGCACCGCCGCCCGGGCCGCCGCCCGGACCGAGGCCACCCTGGACGGCACCGGGCGCGGGCCCGCGGCCGGACGGGCGGCGATCAGCGGCTGGCTGGCGGACGGCGCCCGCTTCGACCCCGGCACCTGCTCCGGCGAGGACGACGAGGTCTCCGTGACCGTCGTCGTCGAGGTGCCGTCGCTGCTGCCGGTCTTCGACTTCGACCCGGCGGTGAGGACCGTGACCATGCCCTGCGACTGA
- a CDS encoding TetR/AcrR family transcriptional regulator codes for MTSRAGNHGETRGSRGVVRTLELLWDMSPRAVRGPRPGQTLDRIVGTAVRIADAHGLDAVSMRRIATELGIGTMSLYRYVAGKDELVDLMLDRCRWTGDCADGPGADWRTVLECLAREGLARCRLHPWLLRADRSRPKPGPGDGDGDGMEKVISRIRPMGLPDPELVSVVVMIDSYVTGAARIQGVTAAGRVPATAALSEDFSGPDFDHFEFGLKRILDGLEAFVERSAAAAGGGAQGA; via the coding sequence ATGACGAGCCGGGCGGGAAACCATGGGGAGACCAGGGGCAGCAGAGGTGTCGTCCGCACGCTCGAACTGCTGTGGGACATGAGCCCGCGAGCCGTCCGCGGGCCCAGGCCGGGGCAGACCCTGGACCGGATCGTCGGAACAGCGGTCCGGATCGCGGACGCGCACGGTCTGGACGCCGTCTCGATGCGCAGGATCGCCACGGAACTGGGCATCGGCACGATGTCGCTCTACCGGTATGTGGCGGGCAAGGACGAGTTGGTGGACCTGATGCTGGACCGCTGCCGGTGGACGGGCGACTGTGCGGACGGGCCCGGCGCGGACTGGCGCACGGTCCTGGAGTGTCTCGCCCGCGAGGGCCTCGCCCGGTGCCGGCTCCACCCCTGGCTGCTCCGGGCCGACCGGTCCCGCCCGAAACCCGGCCCGGGCGACGGCGACGGCGACGGTATGGAGAAGGTGATCTCCCGGATCAGGCCCATGGGCCTGCCCGACCCCGAACTGGTCTCCGTGGTCGTCATGATCGACTCGTATGTCACGGGGGCCGCCCGGATCCAGGGCGTCACGGCGGCCGGGCGGGTCCCCGCGACGGCCGCGCTCTCCGAGGACTTCTCCGGCCCGGACTTCGACCACTTCGAGTTCGGGCTCAAGCGGATCCTGGACGGGCTGGAGGCGTTCGTCGAACGCTCGGCCGCCGCGGCCGGGGGCGGCGCTCAGGGAGCCTGA
- a CDS encoding DegT/DnrJ/EryC1/StrS family aminotransferase, whose product MTTYVWDYLREYENERDDIHDAIETVLRSGQLVLGASGRGFEEEFAAYHGAGHTVGVDNGTNALKLGLQAIGVGPGDEVITVSNTAAPTVVAIDSVGATPVFVDVHPDTYLMDVEQIAAAVTPRTKCLLPVHLYGQCVDMTALQAVADEHGLLVFEDCAQAHGARRHGQLAGTWGAAAAFSFYPTKVLGAYGDGGAVLTSDPEVDANLRRLRYYGMEERYYVVRTPGHNSRLDELHAEILRRKLRRLDTYLEGRREVARRYAEGLADTDLVLPSIAPGNDHVYYVYVVRHPQRDAIIEALKSYDISLNISYPWPVHTMTGFAHLGYAAGSLPVTEAVADEIFSLPMYPSLDPAVQDKVIGALHDVLAAL is encoded by the coding sequence ATGACCACTTACGTATGGGACTACCTGCGCGAGTACGAGAACGAGCGGGACGACATCCACGACGCGATCGAGACCGTCCTGCGGTCCGGGCAGCTCGTGCTCGGCGCCAGCGGACGCGGCTTCGAGGAGGAGTTCGCCGCCTACCACGGGGCCGGTCACACCGTGGGCGTCGACAACGGCACCAACGCGCTCAAGCTGGGGCTCCAGGCGATCGGCGTGGGCCCGGGCGACGAGGTGATCACCGTCTCCAACACCGCGGCGCCGACCGTGGTGGCCATCGACTCGGTCGGGGCGACGCCCGTCTTCGTCGACGTCCACCCCGACACGTACCTGATGGACGTCGAGCAGATCGCCGCCGCCGTCACCCCGCGCACCAAATGCCTGCTCCCGGTGCATCTCTACGGCCAGTGCGTCGACATGACCGCCCTGCAGGCCGTGGCCGACGAGCACGGGCTGCTGGTCTTCGAGGACTGCGCGCAGGCCCACGGGGCCCGCCGCCACGGGCAGCTCGCCGGTACCTGGGGGGCCGCGGCCGCGTTCTCCTTCTACCCCACCAAGGTGCTCGGGGCGTACGGCGACGGCGGCGCCGTCCTCACCTCCGACCCGGAAGTGGACGCCAATCTCCGGCGGCTGCGCTACTACGGCATGGAGGAGCGCTACTACGTCGTCCGGACACCGGGGCACAACAGCCGGCTGGACGAACTGCACGCCGAGATCCTCCGCCGCAAGCTCCGCAGGCTCGACACCTACCTGGAGGGGCGGCGCGAGGTGGCCCGGCGCTACGCGGAGGGGCTCGCCGACACCGATCTGGTGCTGCCGTCGATCGCGCCGGGCAACGACCACGTCTACTACGTGTACGTGGTGCGCCATCCGCAGCGCGACGCGATCATCGAGGCCCTGAAGAGCTACGACATCTCGCTGAACATCAGCTACCCGTGGCCGGTCCACACCATGACCGGCTTCGCCCACCTCGGATACGCCGCCGGGTCCCTGCCGGTCACCGAGGCGGTGGCCGACGAGATCTTCTCGCTGCCGATGTACCCCTCGCTGGACCCTGCCGTGCAGGACAAGGTCATCGGCGCACTCCACGACGTACTGGCGGCGCTGTGA
- a CDS encoding OmpA family protein — translation MTRPARPAAVTLAVLLLVTGVQLTAGPAAAADETPGAPAAPGAAEPPKVDPDDPGLKMRDGATLAAPRVLDIVSIVETEGGEERREETTTSLTLALQAEVLFGKDSAVLTAQSAGRMAAIVNEIRRNRPGKIRVFGFTDDLGTYEHGLKLSKERAEAVHGVLSRQLNNPNIVYEVRGYSEDFPIADNATEEGRRKNRRVEITFPTGSRTTTGSDSTGTGSGDSGDSGDSADSGGGTA, via the coding sequence ATGACCCGCCCGGCCCGGCCCGCCGCCGTCACCCTCGCCGTACTGCTGCTGGTCACCGGGGTCCAGCTCACCGCAGGGCCCGCCGCCGCGGCCGACGAGACCCCGGGCGCACCCGCCGCCCCGGGTGCCGCCGAGCCGCCGAAGGTCGATCCGGACGACCCCGGGCTGAAGATGCGCGACGGCGCCACCCTCGCCGCCCCGCGCGTCCTCGACATCGTGTCCATCGTCGAGACCGAGGGCGGCGAGGAGCGCCGCGAGGAGACCACCACCTCGCTGACCCTCGCCCTCCAGGCCGAAGTGCTGTTCGGCAAGGACAGCGCCGTCCTCACCGCGCAGTCCGCGGGCCGGATGGCGGCGATCGTCAACGAGATCCGCCGCAACCGGCCCGGCAAGATCCGGGTCTTCGGGTTCACGGACGACCTCGGGACCTACGAACACGGGCTGAAGCTCTCCAAGGAGCGTGCCGAGGCCGTGCACGGGGTGCTGAGCCGGCAGTTGAACAACCCGAACATCGTCTACGAGGTCCGCGGCTACAGCGAGGACTTCCCCATCGCCGACAACGCCACGGAGGAGGGCCGCCGGAAGAACCGCCGGGTCGAGATCACCTTCCCGACGGGCTCCCGGACCACCACCGGCAGCGATTCCACCGGCACCGGTTCCGGTGATTCCGGTGATTCCGGTGATTCCGCGGACTCAGGGGGCGGTACGGCTTAG
- a CDS encoding TadE/TadG family type IV pilus assembly protein: MTARRVGRYGRGRPRRRLRYGPDRPGTARGSGRVRPGKVRRYGDRGQAVIEFTGTIPVILLTIGLLWQAALTGYTFSLAGNAADEAARAGAVGGGSACADAARRTLPGNWQGAEISCRADGELYRATVRLRVPAFFPGAADLPIPVSGDGAALDERSDR, encoded by the coding sequence GTGACAGCCCGCCGGGTGGGGCGGTACGGCCGGGGGCGGCCGCGACGCCGACTGCGGTACGGCCCCGACCGCCCGGGGACGGCGCGCGGATCGGGCCGGGTCCGGCCGGGGAAGGTACGGCGGTACGGGGACCGGGGCCAGGCCGTCATCGAGTTCACCGGCACGATTCCGGTGATCCTGCTGACCATCGGGCTGCTCTGGCAGGCGGCCCTCACCGGCTACACCTTCTCCCTCGCGGGGAACGCCGCCGACGAAGCGGCCCGGGCCGGGGCCGTGGGCGGCGGGTCCGCCTGCGCGGACGCGGCCCGCCGGACCCTGCCCGGCAACTGGCAGGGCGCCGAGATCAGCTGCCGTGCGGACGGGGAGCTGTACCGGGCGACGGTACGGCTCCGCGTCCCGGCCTTCTTCCCCGGCGCCGCGGACCTCCCGATCCCGGTCTCCGGCGACGGCGCGGCCCTCGACGAACGGAGCGACCGATGA
- a CDS encoding Gfo/Idh/MocA family protein, producing the protein MGVLGCADIALRRMLPAIAASDAARLTAVASRDAAKAERVAARFGCVGVQGYRALLERDDIDAVYVPLPPALHFEYVAEALLAGKHVLCEKPLCTTRAEAAELMELARRQRRTLAENFMFLHHSQHAGVRSLVDAGAIGELEVLSGSFGVPPLDPTGFRYAPSLGGGALLDVGVYPLRTAQLYLSGEPEVLAATLRVDEATGVDVAGTALLCAPDGVAAQLEFGFRHSYRSRYALWGSEGRLSVERAYTPPEQLKPVVRLQQQDRLTELAMPADHQVRNALAAFAAAVLAGRNGPVGEDASLLQARLVEDVRKVARIVTG; encoded by the coding sequence ATGGGTGTCCTCGGCTGCGCGGACATCGCGCTGCGCCGGATGCTCCCGGCCATCGCGGCGTCCGATGCGGCCCGGCTCACCGCGGTGGCCAGCCGTGACGCCGCCAAGGCGGAACGGGTCGCGGCCCGGTTCGGCTGCGTCGGCGTCCAGGGCTACCGGGCGCTGCTGGAGCGGGACGACATCGACGCGGTGTACGTCCCCCTCCCGCCCGCGCTCCACTTCGAGTACGTGGCCGAGGCGCTGCTGGCGGGCAAGCACGTGCTGTGCGAGAAGCCGCTCTGCACGACCCGGGCGGAGGCCGCCGAGCTGATGGAGCTGGCGCGGCGGCAGCGCCGTACCCTCGCCGAGAACTTCATGTTCCTGCACCACTCCCAGCACGCCGGGGTCCGGTCGCTCGTCGACGCGGGGGCCATCGGGGAACTGGAGGTCCTGTCGGGTTCGTTCGGGGTGCCCCCGCTGGACCCCACCGGATTCCGGTACGCCCCCTCCCTCGGCGGCGGCGCTCTGCTGGATGTCGGTGTCTACCCGCTGCGGACGGCCCAGCTGTATCTGTCCGGTGAGCCCGAGGTGCTGGCGGCGACCCTGCGGGTGGACGAGGCGACCGGCGTGGACGTGGCGGGCACGGCCCTGCTGTGCGCCCCCGACGGCGTCGCGGCCCAGCTCGAATTCGGGTTCCGCCACTCCTACCGGTCGCGCTACGCGCTCTGGGGCAGCGAGGGACGGCTCTCGGTCGAGCGGGCGTACACCCCGCCGGAGCAGTTGAAGCCGGTGGTCCGGCTCCAGCAGCAGGACCGGCTGACGGAGCTGGCGATGCCCGCGGACCACCAGGTGCGCAATGCGCTGGCCGCGTTCGCCGCTGCCGTCCTCGCCGGCCGGAACGGTCCGGTCGGCGAGGACGCGTCACTGCTCCAGGCACGGTTGGTCGAGGACGTCCGGAAGGTCGCCAGGATCGTCACCGGCTGA
- the rfbA gene encoding glucose-1-phosphate thymidylyltransferase RfbA yields the protein MKGIVLAGGAGARLYPITHAVSKQLLPVGGKPMIYYPLSILMLADVRDVLVITTPHDLPRFRTLLGDGSRLGMNISYAEQPRPAGIAEALLIGAGHVGTDTVALILGDNIFHGPRFSDVLARESQDVKGCVLFGYPVHDPQRYGVGEADGDGRLVSIEEKPARPRSNRAITGLYFYDDRAVDIAKDITPSARGELEITDVNRFYVEQGEARLVDLGRGFAWLDTGTPESLLQASQYVGTLEERQGCRIACIEEIALRMGFIDAEACHRLGEEAGGSSYGQYVMSIAKEMKV from the coding sequence GTGAAAGGCATCGTTCTGGCCGGTGGCGCCGGAGCCAGGCTCTATCCGATTACCCACGCGGTATCCAAACAATTACTGCCCGTCGGCGGAAAGCCGATGATCTACTATCCGCTGTCGATTCTCATGCTTGCGGACGTCAGGGACGTCCTCGTCATCACGACGCCCCACGACCTGCCGCGTTTCCGCACACTCCTCGGTGACGGCTCCCGGCTCGGAATGAACATCAGCTATGCGGAGCAGCCCCGGCCGGCCGGTATTGCCGAGGCCCTGCTCATCGGCGCCGGGCACGTCGGCACGGACACGGTCGCGCTGATCCTGGGCGACAACATCTTCCACGGCCCGCGCTTCTCCGATGTGCTGGCGCGGGAATCCCAGGACGTGAAGGGCTGTGTGCTGTTCGGCTACCCGGTGCACGATCCGCAGCGGTACGGGGTCGGGGAGGCCGACGGCGACGGCAGGCTCGTCTCCATCGAGGAGAAGCCCGCACGGCCGCGGTCCAACCGGGCCATCACCGGCCTCTACTTCTACGACGACCGGGCGGTCGACATCGCCAAGGACATCACGCCGTCGGCCCGGGGAGAGCTGGAGATCACCGATGTGAACCGGTTCTACGTCGAGCAGGGCGAGGCCAGGCTCGTCGATCTGGGCCGCGGCTTCGCCTGGCTGGATACGGGCACACCGGAATCCCTGCTCCAGGCCAGCCAGTACGTGGGCACGCTGGAGGAACGCCAGGGATGCCGTATCGCGTGCATCGAGGAGATCGCGCTGCGGATGGGGTTCATCGACGCCGAAGCGTGCCACCGGCTGGGCGAGGAGGCCGGCGGGTCGAGCTACGGGCAGTACGTCATGTCCATCGCCAAGGAGATGAAGGTCTGA
- the cpaB gene encoding Flp pilus assembly protein CpaB: MNSRQRRGVILLTISVLCALAAFAGVIAVIGDVNSKVGPEVTAYRVKTEIAPYSALRADQFEKTSIPERWLSDSAVTDLDGIGGRIAVTTLRKGSLLQEDMIVKRPALAAGEQEIAIMVDAATGVAGKITPGDLVNIFATFEGRRESDPDESRIIVSRARVIDVGRLTPITAKGDERRDAAREAVPITFALNTADAQRVAYAESFAENVRLALLAKGSPGALRPGDSTYTLDEDKNR, from the coding sequence ATGAATTCACGCCAACGCCGAGGCGTCATCCTGCTCACGATCTCGGTCCTCTGCGCCCTGGCGGCCTTTGCCGGTGTGATCGCCGTGATCGGCGACGTGAATTCCAAGGTCGGTCCCGAGGTGACCGCGTACCGGGTGAAGACCGAGATCGCGCCCTACTCCGCGCTCCGCGCCGACCAGTTCGAGAAGACCAGCATCCCCGAGCGCTGGCTTTCGGACAGCGCCGTCACCGATCTCGACGGCATCGGCGGGCGGATCGCCGTCACCACCCTGCGCAAGGGCTCCCTCCTCCAGGAGGACATGATCGTCAAGCGGCCCGCGCTGGCAGCCGGCGAACAGGAGATCGCGATCATGGTGGATGCCGCGACCGGAGTCGCCGGCAAGATCACCCCCGGTGATCTGGTGAATATCTTCGCCACCTTCGAGGGGCGCCGGGAGAGCGACCCCGACGAGTCCCGGATCATCGTCTCCCGCGCCCGGGTCATCGACGTCGGACGGCTCACCCCGATCACCGCCAAGGGCGACGAGCGCCGCGACGCGGCCCGCGAGGCGGTGCCGATCACCTTCGCCCTGAACACCGCGGACGCCCAGCGGGTCGCCTATGCCGAGTCCTTCGCCGAGAACGTCCGGCTCGCGCTCCTCGCCAAGGGCAGCCCGGGGGCGCTCAGGCCCGGCGACAGCACGTACACCCTCGACGAAGACAAGAACAGGTGA
- a CDS encoding AAA family ATPase codes for MTTRILPAVGDPDAARALTTLLSQLPGAEPALPVADSGSLLDLLARLAAESLDELPEVVLVHERIGPVPALELIREIGLRFPAVGVVLVTVDAGPGLYSAAMDSGARGLIGLPLSYDELAQRVQSAAGWSTGVRRHLGHAGELVAGPGGRVVTVSGAKGGVGTTVTAVQLALAARASGRTVALVDLDLQSGDVASYLDVQFRRSIVDLAAIQDISPRVLQDALFAHQTGLGLLLAPAEGERGEDVGDRAVRQILHALRGRHEIVVVDCGTQMTGGNAAAIETADTTLLVTTPDVVAVRGAKRMVRLWDRLQIRKAEETVVVVNRHTRATEIQPPLIERITGTRVARSTVPAGFKELQPVIDAGRMQDLEARSAVKQALWALAGELGLVRVPEEAVAQKTGRLRGDRGSIGLRRGRSR; via the coding sequence ATGACCACACGCATCCTCCCGGCCGTCGGAGATCCGGACGCGGCCCGGGCCCTCACCACCCTGCTGAGCCAACTTCCCGGCGCCGAGCCCGCGCTGCCGGTCGCGGACTCGGGGAGCCTGCTCGACCTGCTGGCCCGGCTCGCCGCCGAATCCCTCGACGAACTGCCCGAGGTGGTCCTGGTCCACGAGCGGATCGGCCCGGTCCCGGCGCTGGAGCTGATCCGGGAGATCGGGCTGCGCTTCCCGGCCGTCGGTGTCGTCCTCGTCACGGTCGACGCGGGCCCCGGCCTCTACTCGGCCGCGATGGACTCGGGCGCCCGCGGGCTGATCGGGCTGCCGCTGTCGTACGACGAACTCGCCCAGCGCGTGCAGTCGGCGGCGGGCTGGTCCACCGGGGTACGGCGGCATCTCGGGCACGCCGGGGAACTCGTCGCCGGGCCCGGCGGGCGGGTCGTCACCGTCAGCGGGGCCAAGGGCGGGGTGGGGACGACCGTCACCGCCGTCCAGCTGGCGCTGGCGGCGCGGGCGTCCGGCCGTACCGTCGCCCTGGTCGACCTCGACCTGCAGTCCGGGGACGTCGCCTCCTACCTCGATGTCCAGTTCCGGCGCTCCATCGTCGATCTGGCCGCCATCCAGGACATCTCGCCCCGGGTCCTCCAGGACGCCCTCTTCGCCCACCAGACCGGCCTCGGGCTGCTGCTGGCCCCCGCCGAGGGCGAGCGCGGCGAGGACGTCGGGGACCGGGCCGTACGCCAGATCCTGCACGCCCTGCGCGGACGGCACGAGATCGTGGTCGTCGACTGCGGCACCCAGATGACCGGAGGCAACGCGGCCGCCATCGAAACGGCCGATACGACCCTGCTGGTGACCACGCCGGACGTGGTCGCGGTACGCGGCGCCAAACGGATGGTCCGGCTCTGGGACCGGCTCCAGATCCGCAAGGCCGAGGAGACCGTCGTGGTGGTCAACCGGCACACCCGGGCCACCGAGATCCAACCGCCGCTGATCGAAAGGATCACCGGGACCCGGGTCGCCCGGTCCACGGTGCCCGCGGGCTTCAAGGAGCTCCAGCCGGTGATCGACGCGGGCCGGATGCAGGATCTGGAGGCCCGGTCGGCGGTGAAGCAGGCCCTGTGGGCGCTCGCCGGTGAACTGGGCCTGGTCCGGGTCCCGGAGGAGGCGGTGGCGCAGAAGACGGGCCGGCTCCGGGGCGACCGGGGGTCGATCGGGCTGCGGCGGGGGCGGTCGAGGTGA
- a CDS encoding type II secretion system F family protein, producing the protein MNTLPLLSLAAVLLAGVAGVVGVHYWSAGRAQLHALVERMSQTGPPPELSGRRRRFPGLDRRVRRTRFGRKLERRIRTTGLDLTPGEYVAATAALLVLVYTVVAAVFTPFFGVLAAFAGLWGAESFLGWQQAKRTEAFINQLPELARVLANATQAGLALRTALAMAADELDDPAGAELGLVADRLAVGQSLDDALAELGERLPSRELVVLVTTLVLANRAGGQVVSSLRNLTQTLEERKETRREVTTMLSQIKVTAFAVPLLGFGFLLMINGMSPGALDEMTGSFVGQTATLIAVGLYVLGGLLIRRISRIQV; encoded by the coding sequence ATGAACACCCTCCCGCTCCTCAGCCTCGCGGCCGTCCTGCTCGCGGGCGTGGCCGGGGTGGTCGGCGTCCACTACTGGTCGGCCGGCCGGGCCCAGCTCCATGCGCTCGTCGAGCGCATGTCCCAGACCGGCCCCCCGCCCGAACTCTCCGGCCGGCGCCGCCGGTTCCCCGGCCTCGACCGCCGGGTCCGCCGGACCCGGTTCGGCCGCAAGCTGGAGCGCCGGATCAGGACGACCGGCCTCGACCTCACCCCCGGCGAGTACGTGGCGGCCACCGCCGCCCTCCTCGTCCTCGTCTATACGGTCGTCGCCGCCGTCTTCACCCCCTTCTTCGGGGTCCTCGCCGCCTTCGCCGGACTCTGGGGCGCCGAGTCCTTCCTCGGCTGGCAGCAGGCCAAGCGCACCGAGGCCTTCATCAACCAACTGCCCGAGCTGGCCCGGGTGCTCGCCAACGCCACCCAGGCCGGGCTCGCGCTCCGTACCGCCCTCGCCATGGCCGCCGACGAACTCGACGATCCGGCGGGCGCCGAACTCGGACTGGTCGCCGACCGGCTCGCGGTCGGCCAGAGCCTCGACGACGCCCTCGCCGAACTCGGCGAACGCCTCCCCTCCCGGGAACTCGTCGTCCTCGTGACCACGCTCGTCCTCGCCAACCGGGCCGGCGGCCAGGTCGTCAGTTCGCTGCGGAACCTCACGCAGACGCTGGAGGAGCGGAAGGAGACCCGCCGCGAGGTCACCACGATGCTCTCCCAGATCAAAGTGACCGCCTTCGCCGTCCCCCTCCTCGGCTTCGGCTTCCTGCTGATGATCAACGGCATGTCGCCGGGCGCCCTCGACGAGATGACCGGTTCCTTCGTCGGCCAGACGGCCACCCTGATCGCCGTCGGCCTCTACGTCCTCGGCGGGCTGCTGATCCGCCGCATCTCCCGCATCCAGGTCTGA
- a CDS encoding DUF5936 domain-containing protein: protein MAGLSGLLLAVLLGLSVYGIFHGVRMYRADAKLPGDLVLALEVGATRTTAVGSGIDRLGMRYAPAVLNAMGPKRIDALRRRLDTAGNPGGLTVDRYAARRAVYGGLGLLAALSMLLRGEYLVAVLALLFGLTWTDVIIRAAIRRRRADIERTLPDFLDVLAVVVSAGLGFRQALERVADKYRGPWADEIRITLRQMDMGVSRREAFDQLRRRNDSEQVSMFVTALQQGEELGAPIVETLIQIANDMRRTDAQNARRDAARAIPKATLVVTLIMLPATMILIVMSFYYGSGVDFADVLGG, encoded by the coding sequence ATGGCTGGACTGTCCGGACTGCTCCTCGCCGTACTCCTCGGACTGTCGGTGTACGGAATCTTCCACGGCGTCCGCATGTACCGCGCCGACGCCAAGCTCCCCGGGGACCTCGTCCTCGCCCTGGAGGTCGGCGCCACCCGCACCACCGCCGTCGGCTCCGGAATCGACCGGCTCGGCATGCGCTACGCCCCCGCCGTACTCAACGCCATGGGCCCCAAACGGATCGACGCGCTGCGGCGGCGCCTGGACACCGCGGGCAACCCCGGCGGGCTGACCGTCGACCGCTATGCCGCCCGCCGCGCCGTCTACGGCGGCCTCGGGCTGCTCGCCGCCCTCTCGATGCTGCTGCGCGGCGAATACCTGGTCGCGGTTCTCGCCCTCCTCTTCGGGCTCACCTGGACCGATGTGATCATCCGGGCCGCGATCCGCCGCCGCCGCGCCGATATCGAGCGCACGCTCCCCGACTTCCTCGACGTCCTCGCGGTCGTCGTCTCCGCCGGACTCGGCTTCCGCCAGGCGCTGGAACGGGTGGCGGACAAATACCGGGGGCCGTGGGCCGACGAGATCCGGATCACCCTGCGCCAGATGGACATGGGCGTCAGCCGCCGCGAGGCCTTCGACCAACTGCGCAGACGCAACGACAGCGAGCAGGTGTCGATGTTCGTCACCGCGCTCCAGCAGGGCGAGGAGCTGGGCGCCCCGATCGTGGAGACGCTCATCCAGATCGCCAACGACATGCGCCGTACGGATGCCCAGAACGCCCGCCGGGACGCGGCCCGGGCCATCCCCAAGGCCACGCTCGTGGTCACCCTGATCATGCTTCCGGCCACGATGATCCTGATCGTGATGAGTTTCTACTACGGCTCCGGGGTGGACTTCGCCGATGTCCTCGGCGGCTGA